In Candidatus Thermoplasmatota archaeon, the sequence ATACAGTGATTTACAATTTAAACTAGGAGGAACTATTGCAGAAGTAGAGAACGGTTCTGGAGGTTCCATGTCAGGTGCAATAAATGCTGGAGACACGATATGTGTCTATGTCAACAGTGATACGTATACAAGTAAAGATGAGACAGACTCTCACAATTATCCATACAGCAAGCGGCTCGGTAATATACAGTGTAGCGATTACATATGCGTAATCTAGGCAAGCGATTCCTGTACAATCGCAAATCCTTCCCTCTCTTTCTTTTTTATTTTTTATCCTATCATTCTGCCAGCATTCCAATTAAGGATTGGTAGAATTTAAATTCTCATGTGAATGGATTGTAAATTTTTACTTCAACGCCATCAAAATCTTTCTCATTCCTCGTTACAAGAATTAGATCATTGCTTAGAGCTGTTGCAGCAATTACGGCATCTGGAAGTTTTATAATGTATTTTCTTCTTATATCTATGCTCAAATTTGCAATTTCATTGGTGAGAGAAATTATATTTGCAAAATCAATGAACTTCCTCGCTTTCTCAAAACCTTCTTTAGTATGCCTACGCCAACCTAAAAATTTCCTCTATTTTATTAATCTCTTTTTCAGGTATTTTATCAGCAAAATAATAGATGAGGATGTTGGTGTCTAATAAATATTTCTTCATCCCCTTATCCATTCTTCTCGTAACTTCTTAATCTCGCTATCAAGATTTTTCATATTTTTGTAAATCCCTTTATACTCAGACAAATCTAGCACCCTCTCTTCCCTCTTCTTTTCTATTAGAGGACTTACTTTACTCCATAACTCTATGGGAAGTATAACACTCGTTTTCTCACCTTTTTCATTATATACATACTCAACTTTCATAATATGCTATTAAACCCTATAATTTATAGTTTTTGTTGACTCTCCACATCGTATACCCTCTTCCTTTTTTTATTTTACATTTTCACGATCATCAAGGGGTCTGTCTCTGTCTCTTTCCTTTTTTGTTTTTTTGCCAAATTTAAAGATCATGTCTGTTGGCAACCCTTTCCTTAAGTTCATCCCCAAGCTTTAAAGCTAATTCATCAGTAAATTTACTTTCTTTTAACAATTCATCTGCAATTTTGAACATCAACCTTTCGCTCAACGCTTTACGAACTATCCTATTTAATTCTTCCTTTCCTAATTCCATGGCTCCTAATTTCAAATCTTCAGGAATTTCGACTTTTAATTCACTCGTTTTGGTCAATAATTATATCAGCAGAGTATTTAAATGATTATGCTTCCATTCATTTCATTTATCATATTTCCTATCTCCTTTTGCTTTCCTCCATCCTGTGCCTTGTTGTAAAAAGTTGGATAAAAAATAAAGGTGTCAGCCCTAAGGCGGCTTTTGCTATGTATAAAAGGAAAAATCATAATCTTTTGGGATGGGCTTCCCCAGCATAGATCAAAGAAAGTCAAGGATTTTTTTAAAAAACATCCTCGGCTTGAAGTGCATAGACTTCCTCCTTATTCTCCAGATATGAACCCTGATGGGTGGGTCTGGAATTATCTCAAGATAAGAGAACTGGGTAATTTCTGTGCAAAAGATACGACCCATCTCATGAATGGGGTTCATAAAGGATTGAGAAGGATGCAAAGACGACCGGAACTTATCTGTTCATTTATGAAGGCAGCTAAATTACCATGGGAGGGATTTGATGATTTGCTTAATCATGCTGATGCTCTGTAATGTCTCGGATTCTGTTTTTCCCTCCTCTTTTGCCATTTTTTTAAGTTCGTTTAACTTATCTTGGGGCAGCCTTATAGTTTTTACTTCCATATTTTTGTATTTTCAGTAATTCTTGTGAGAATGCACCAGAACCCAAATAAACATCAACAATTTTATATACAACGTGTATATTATTTCCCCTAGAGGGATGGGACATATGTACCTTAAGGAAGTGCGGTTAGAAAACTTCAAGTCTTTTGGAAAAAGGGTTAAAATACCTTTTCTACCGGGATTTACCGCCTTAACAGGTCCCAATGGATCGGGAAAATCAAATATCTCTGATGCAATTTTATTTGTTTTGGGCCCTAAAAGCCCGAAAATAATAAGGGCTGGACGTCTCACCGATTTAATATTCAATGGTAAAAAAGATGTTGACCACTGTAAAGTTTCTCTTGTTTTTGAGAACGGGAATGACGACATAGTTCTGACGAGAAAAATAAAACGTGCCCCCCTCAATGATAATCCTGATAATTATTACAGCTATTTTTACATCAATGGTAAAGCCTCATCTCTTTCAGATTTTGTACATCTGCTCTCATCCGCCAATATATCTGCCAACAGTATAGTCCAGCAGGGTGATGTTACTGCCATAGTCGAAATGGGGGATGTGCCGAGAAGAAGAATACTTGACGATATCGCCGGGGTTTCAGAGTTTGATAGGGATATAGAAAAATCTGAGAAAGAGAAAGAAGAGGTAGAAAAAAATATTGAGTATATGGACATAATATTAAAAGAAATAAAAAGCCAGCTAAACAAGTTAAAAAATGAGAGAGACGGGGCAATAGAATACAAAAAACTGGATGAAGAGCTGAAAAAATCAAAAGCGATGCTTTCATATAAAAAAAGAACGGAAGTGGAGAAAGAAATCGGGGAGATAGAAAAGCAGATTAATTCGTATCAGAAAGAAAGGGAAAAACTGGAAAAAGAAAGCAAGATTTTAAGAGCTAATTATAGAAAAAAACAGATTGAACTTCAGAATATCGAAGAAAAAATAGCAGGACTGGGCGGACCTGAAGTAGAGGAAATCAAAGAAAAGGCAAATGCTGCCAGGGAGGAAATGATAAAGGCGAAGGAGAAACTGAATTATTTTACAAAGGAAATCGTTGACGGAAAGGAGGAAAGGAAAGAACTTGAGAGTAATCTCAACAGGTTAAAAAGGGATATAAGCAATTGCAGTAAAAAGATAGGGGATCTGAAGAAAGAACTTGCCAGTAAAACAAAAGATATCAAAATCAAAGAGAATAAACTTGAAGAAATCAGGGAAAGTGTGGCCCATTCGGACAAGAGAGCAATGGACATAACCAGAAAGCTTGCCGAGATAAAGAAGAAATATGAAGTAGAAAGAAAAGGTTTGCATGAGTTAGAATTGAAGAAAGACCGACTGCTGCAGCAAACAGATGCCCTTGAAATAGCAATATCAGAACTAGAGGAAAACAAAAACACGTACGAATTCGAAGTAAAGGACATAAAATGGCAGATAGGCGAGATCGGAAAGACAGAAAAGGAAAAAAGGAAAGAAAAAGAAAAACTGGAAAGAGAACTTTTTGAAGGAAAGAAGGAAGAGGCAGAAATTTCTGAAATGTTGCAGAAACTGGACAGAGATGTCCTTCATTTCCAGAGGGAACTCTCCAGATTAAAAGCAAAGGAGGATGCGAGCAGTTATACGAGAGCGACAAGAGAGATATTGAAGGTAAGAAACGATGGAAAGATAAAGGGAATACACGGAAGCATATCAGAACTTGGAGACGTAAATGAAAAATACAGAATGGCATTGGGGGTGGCGGCGGGGAGGAGGGCAGAAGCAATTGTTGTTGATAATGACAAAGTGGCCGCAGAATGTATCAATTATCTGAAAAAAAATGATTACGGAAGGACTACATTTCTGCCATTAAATAAAATGATAGCCGGAAAGCCCAGGGGAAAAGCACTGATGACGGTCAAAGAGAACGGCTCTCTCGGCTTCGCCATAGACCTGGTAAAATTTGACGAGGAATACAGACCTGCATTTTGGTATGTTTTCGGAGATACCATAGTTATGGAAAATTTGGATTTGGCACGTTCTGTAATGGGGGGCGTCCGTCTTGTTACGTTGGATGGGGGGATAATAGAAGCTTCGGGTGCTATGGTTGGGGGAAGTTCGCCAAGGCACATTTCTTTTGGAGACATGGACAAAAGGAGAGTCGGTGAGCTGGGAAGAAAACTGGCAGAGGTGACACACCAGCAGGAGTTACTTTCAGAAAAGTTGATGGAGGTTAGGGAAAGGACGGCAAACGTGGAGAAAGAGTTGAGAGAATTCAGAAGCGAAAAAGATGACAAAGTCGAGAGGCTTGAGATAAGGAAGAAGGAGTTTGAAGGAAAATTGGGCATCATACTGAACGAGTTGAAAAAGAAGGAAAAGGAATATGAAAAATTGAATGGCGAAATAAAGCAGATTGAAGGAGAAATAGATGCGAAGAAGTCGTTGATTGAGGAGATGGAAAGGGAAAGAGAGCAAACGGAAATCGGTTTGAAAGAAATCAGTAAAAAGGAAATTCTGGATAAAATAGAGGGGCTGAGAAGCGAGATCGAGAATCTGAAAGAAGAGGAGAGGAACATCTCATCTGAAATGAAAACATTGTCAAAAGAAATGGAGATGGTTGTGGAAAGAAGGAAGGAGACAGAAAGTAAAATAGGTGAAATAGAAAATAATGAAGAGGAATATAACTCTGAAATAAAAGAATTAAGAGATGTATATTCGGAAAATAAGGACAAGATGGAAGCCCTTATGGAAGTGGAAAAGAATATGCTCGGAAAGATGAAAGGGCTGACAAAGGAA encodes:
- a CDS encoding PIN domain-containing protein; amino-acid sequence: MDFANIISLTNEIANLSIDIRRKYIIKLPDAVIAATALSNDLILVTRNEKDFDGVEVKIYNPFT
- a CDS encoding transposase — translated: MSALRRLLLCIKGKIIIFWDGLPQHRSKKVKDFFKKHPRLEVHRLPPYSPDMNPDGWVWNYLKIRELGNFCAKDTTHLMNGVHKGLRRMQRRPELICSFMKAAKLPWEGFDDLLNHADAL
- the smc gene encoding chromosome segregation protein SMC translates to MGHMYLKEVRLENFKSFGKRVKIPFLPGFTALTGPNGSGKSNISDAILFVLGPKSPKIIRAGRLTDLIFNGKKDVDHCKVSLVFENGNDDIVLTRKIKRAPLNDNPDNYYSYFYINGKASSLSDFVHLLSSANISANSIVQQGDVTAIVEMGDVPRRRILDDIAGVSEFDRDIEKSEKEKEEVEKNIEYMDIILKEIKSQLNKLKNERDGAIEYKKLDEELKKSKAMLSYKKRTEVEKEIGEIEKQINSYQKEREKLEKESKILRANYRKKQIELQNIEEKIAGLGGPEVEEIKEKANAAREEMIKAKEKLNYFTKEIVDGKEERKELESNLNRLKRDISNCSKKIGDLKKELASKTKDIKIKENKLEEIRESVAHSDKRAMDITRKLAEIKKKYEVERKGLHELELKKDRLLQQTDALEIAISELEENKNTYEFEVKDIKWQIGEIGKTEKEKRKEKEKLERELFEGKKEEAEISEMLQKLDRDVLHFQRELSRLKAKEDASSYTRATREILKVRNDGKIKGIHGSISELGDVNEKYRMALGVAAGRRAEAIVVDNDKVAAECINYLKKNDYGRTTFLPLNKMIAGKPRGKALMTVKENGSLGFAIDLVKFDEEYRPAFWYVFGDTIVMENLDLARSVMGGVRLVTLDGGIIEASGAMVGGSSPRHISFGDMDKRRVGELGRKLAEVTHQQELLSEKLMEVRERTANVEKELREFRSEKDDKVERLEIRKKEFEGKLGIILNELKKKEKEYEKLNGEIKQIEGEIDAKKSLIEEMEREREQTEIGLKEISKKEILDKIEGLRSEIENLKEEERNISSEMKTLSKEMEMVVERRKETESKIGEIENNEEEYNSEIKELRDVYSENKDKMEALMEVEKNMLGKMKGLTKERDEMYKESLEIENKIDSFSTKMETSLDLISRAKSRLPTLEQTLAELLMETENYEFNEKELAPMDELKAKIKGAERKIEKLLPVNMMALEEYERQDERRRKFDEDIRRLKEQRKNLIRLVEEIKKKKKDSFYVVYEAVKTNFERIYKELLGGGEASLMLENPDNPFEGGLIIKARPKEKKIMHLNALSGGEKSMASLAFIFAIQSYDPSPFYILDEVDMFLDGKNAERVASMVKEKSRETQFVTISLRRVTLNKADHIYGVTMQEGISTLIGNVNISQVEEIVEVK